The following are from one region of the Escherichia sp. E4742 genome:
- the emrB gene encoding multidrug efflux MFS transporter permease subunit EmrB, whose protein sequence is MQQQKPLEGAQLVIMTIALSLATFMQVLDSTIANVAIPTIAGNLGSSLSQGTWVITSFGVANAISIPLTGWLAKRFGEVKLFLWSTIAFAIASWACGVSSSLNMLIFFRVIQGIVAGPLIPLSQSLLLNNYPPAKRSIALALWSMTVIVAPICGPILGGYISDNYHWGWIFFINVPIGVAVVLMTLQTLRGRETRTERRRIDAVGLALLVIGIGSLQIMLDRGKELDWFSSQEIIILTVVAVVAISFLIVWELTDDNPIVDLSLFKSRNFTIGCLCISLAYMLYFGAIVLLPQLLQEVYGYTATWAGLASAPVGIIPVILSPIIGRFAHKLDMRRLVTFSFIMYAVCFYWRAYTFEPGMDFGASAWPQFIQGFAVACFFMPLTTITLSGLPPERLAAASSLSNFTRTLAGSIGTSITTTMWTNRESMHHAQLTESVNPYNPNAQAMYSQLEGLGMTQQQASGWIAQQITNQGLIISANEIFWMSAGIFLILLGLVWFAKPPFGAGGGGGGAH, encoded by the coding sequence ATGCAACAGCAAAAACCGCTGGAAGGCGCGCAACTGGTCATTATGACGATTGCGCTGTCGCTGGCGACATTCATGCAGGTGCTGGACTCCACCATTGCTAACGTGGCGATCCCCACTATCGCCGGGAACCTGGGTTCATCACTCAGTCAGGGAACGTGGGTAATCACTTCTTTCGGGGTGGCGAATGCCATCTCGATCCCTCTTACCGGCTGGCTGGCAAAGCGCTTCGGGGAAGTGAAACTGTTCCTCTGGTCGACCATCGCCTTCGCCATTGCTTCGTGGGCGTGTGGTGTTTCCAGCAGCCTGAATATGCTGATCTTCTTCCGCGTCATTCAGGGGATTGTCGCCGGGCCATTGATCCCGCTTTCGCAAAGTCTATTACTGAATAACTACCCACCTGCCAAACGTTCTATCGCGCTGGCGTTGTGGTCGATGACGGTAATTGTCGCGCCTATCTGCGGGCCAATCCTCGGCGGTTATATCAGCGATAATTACCACTGGGGCTGGATATTCTTCATCAACGTACCGATTGGCGTAGCAGTTGTGTTGATGACACTACAAACCCTGCGCGGACGTGAAACCCGTACCGAGCGGCGGCGGATTGATGCCGTGGGGCTGGCGCTGCTGGTGATTGGTATCGGCAGCCTACAGATTATGCTCGACCGGGGTAAAGAACTGGACTGGTTCTCTTCGCAAGAAATTATCATCCTCACCGTGGTGGCGGTGGTGGCTATCAGCTTCCTGATTGTCTGGGAGCTGACCGACGATAACCCGATAGTCGATCTGTCACTGTTTAAGTCGCGCAACTTTACTATTGGCTGCTTGTGTATCAGCCTCGCGTATATGCTCTACTTCGGCGCAATTGTTTTGCTGCCGCAGTTGTTGCAGGAGGTCTACGGCTACACGGCGACGTGGGCAGGGCTGGCCTCTGCGCCGGTAGGAATTATTCCGGTGATCCTGTCGCCGATTATCGGCCGCTTCGCGCATAAACTGGATATGCGTCGGCTGGTAACCTTCAGCTTTATTATGTATGCCGTCTGCTTCTACTGGCGTGCTTATACCTTTGAACCGGGTATGGATTTTGGCGCGTCGGCCTGGCCGCAGTTTATCCAGGGCTTCGCGGTGGCCTGCTTCTTTATGCCGCTGACCACCATTACGCTGTCTGGTCTGCCACCGGAACGACTGGCGGCGGCGTCGAGCCTCTCCAACTTTACGCGGACGCTGGCGGGGTCTATAGGTACGTCCATAACGACGACGATGTGGACTAACCGCGAGTCGATGCACCATGCTCAGTTGACCGAATCAGTGAACCCGTATAACCCGAACGCCCAGGCGATGTACAGTCAACTGGAAGGTCTGGGGATGACGCAACAGCAGGCATCGGGCTGGATTGCTCAGCAGATCACCAATCAGGGGCTGATTATTTCCGCCAATGAGATCTTCTGGATGTCAGCCGGGATATTCCTCATCCTGCTGGGGCTGGTGTGGTTTGCTAAACCGCCATTTGGCGCAGGTGGCGGCGGAGGCGGTGCGCACTAA
- a CDS encoding RNA ligase family protein, whose translation MNTQRKYGRTWHYPFSPGTTSDDRINASYWQDMQAISQLVHTEKLDGENNCLNRFGVFARSHAAPTQSAWTYKIRQRWQLLKNDLGDLELFGENLYAVHSIEYRALEQDFYLFAIRCQDMWLSWEEVQFYAALFDFPCVPEISGPQPGNDEKSWQHDFLALTNTRGAFDPWDTQTDRPCTLEGIVSRNRDAFSVADFSHNVFKYVRKNHVKTTVHWKRHWRRARMSHELAYGEQS comes from the coding sequence ATGAATACCCAACGTAAATACGGGAGAACCTGGCACTACCCTTTCTCCCCTGGCACCACCAGCGATGACCGCATTAACGCCAGTTACTGGCAAGATATGCAGGCAATTTCGCAACTGGTACATACAGAAAAACTCGACGGCGAAAATAACTGTCTTAATCGCTTCGGCGTGTTTGCCCGTTCCCATGCCGCGCCTACACAGTCGGCGTGGACTTATAAAATTCGCCAGCGTTGGCAACTGCTGAAAAACGATCTCGGCGATCTGGAGTTGTTTGGCGAAAATCTTTATGCCGTCCATTCGATTGAATATCGGGCGCTGGAACAGGACTTTTACCTGTTTGCCATTCGCTGCCAGGATATGTGGCTGAGCTGGGAAGAGGTGCAGTTTTACGCCGCCCTGTTTGATTTCCCCTGCGTCCCCGAAATCTCCGGCCCGCAGCCGGGTAACGACGAAAAAAGCTGGCAACATGATTTTCTGGCGCTGACCAATACACGCGGCGCGTTCGATCCCTGGGATACACAAACTGACCGCCCCTGTACGCTGGAAGGCATTGTCAGCCGAAATCGTGACGCGTTTTCCGTCGCTGACTTTTCGCATAACGTCTTCAAGTATGTGCGCAAAAATCATGTCAAAACCACCGTGCACTGGAAACGCCACTGGCGTCGGGCGCGGATGTCCCATGAGCTCGCTTATGGAGAACAGTCATGA
- a CDS encoding AAA family ATPase — MIWRLTDDKRWSILRQRFSWVEEMHNTPQDPEHHGEGDVGVHTEMVLNALVAIAEFQHLPAQQQEVLWAAALLHDVEKRSTTVREDGRIQSPGHARRGELTARQILWRDIPTPFVLREQIVALVRLHGLPLWLLERPEPERLLLTAAMRVDTRLLALLARADLLGRHCPDKQSMMERIDLFELFCQEQQCWGKMRPFVSDSARWHYLTHEQSSPDFIPWEVEHFEVTLLCGLPGMGKDRYISEQCQGMDVISLDDMRRRINASPDDKTATGRIVQQAKEEARVFLRQKTPFIWNATNITRQLRSQLISLFTDYDARVRIVYLEVPWSQWKQQNARREYAVPETVVMRMASRLEVPQPDEAHSVEYRVTDR; from the coding sequence ATGATTTGGCGACTTACCGACGACAAACGCTGGTCGATACTTCGCCAGCGTTTTAGCTGGGTTGAGGAGATGCATAACACGCCGCAAGACCCGGAGCATCATGGCGAAGGTGACGTTGGCGTGCATACCGAAATGGTGCTTAACGCGCTCGTTGCTATTGCAGAGTTCCAGCATCTCCCCGCTCAGCAGCAGGAAGTTTTATGGGCGGCGGCGTTATTGCATGACGTTGAAAAGCGCAGCACTACGGTACGGGAGGACGGGCGTATTCAGTCGCCTGGTCATGCTCGTCGGGGCGAACTGACGGCCCGACAAATTTTATGGCGCGATATCCCCACGCCATTTGTGCTGCGCGAGCAAATCGTTGCACTGGTGCGTCTGCATGGGTTACCGCTATGGTTACTGGAACGTCCGGAACCGGAGCGTTTACTGCTCACTGCTGCGATGCGCGTCGACACACGTCTGCTCGCCCTGCTTGCCCGTGCCGATCTGCTTGGTCGTCATTGCCCTGATAAGCAGTCAATGATGGAACGCATCGATCTGTTCGAGCTGTTTTGCCAGGAGCAACAATGCTGGGGAAAAATGCGCCCATTCGTTTCTGATTCCGCACGCTGGCATTACCTGACCCATGAACAAAGTTCTCCCGATTTTATTCCCTGGGAGGTTGAACATTTTGAAGTTACTTTGCTGTGTGGCTTACCGGGAATGGGCAAAGATCGCTATATTAGTGAACAGTGCCAGGGAATGGATGTTATCAGCCTTGATGACATGCGGCGGCGAATCAATGCCAGCCCTGACGATAAAACCGCCACCGGTCGTATTGTCCAACAGGCGAAAGAAGAGGCACGCGTATTTTTACGCCAGAAAACGCCGTTCATCTGGAATGCAACGAATATTACCCGCCAGCTGCGTAGCCAGCTTATCAGTCTGTTTACGGATTACGATGCGAGAGTCAGGATTGTCTATCTGGAAGTGCCGTGGTCGCAATGGAAGCAGCAAAATGCCAGACGCGAGTATGCCGTTCCTGAAACGGTGGTGATGCGGATGGCCTCAAGGCTGGAAGTTCCACAACCTGATGAAGCGCATAGCGTAGAATATCGGGTGACTGACAGGTAA
- a CDS encoding autotransporter outer membrane beta-barrel domain-containing protein, with the protein MNIKKHPLSTLAIAISTVLSIPVSLAWTPPTTINSDVTIDNNDVVTLSSSENNSSAWDQFHYLNVGSKSEGTLNIDGRDLSTAKIVIGNATSGVMKLENNTHLTLSHASPNERDVYLGTNGGSGTLMVLSGSTITDLNEFRIGEFNYQAQGQVVIDGEGSSVAARYVMVGDQGTGKLEITHGGHLTASKDMIIGFNGNMENFQGTGYGETLVDGDNSSLAVNEFISLGGLGSLQNDAKGTLTVSNNATVSANQFIWLGMDETSTGILNIGGAQGEAEQKAGAIKTPIIHMGSDVGDSTAQINFNHSSEDFILAADIVGKGEVNQVGSGITTLTGANTYSGQTNISKGTLRAGINDTFSPNSSYVVSSGGNIDLDGFSQTLNTLDLAGAATLSSSKNGNKLTPATLTINGDYTANNGLLVMRTELGDDNSATDKLIVKGNTSGHTRVSVHNAGGQGASTLEGIKIVEVDGLSEGVFSKEGRIVAGPYDYNVVKSDNQNWFLTSEIPAGPYTPPVLPVIPEPDPEPPVTPEPPVTPEPPVTPEPPVTPSVPQPERKHLYRPEIGSYLANIQAANTLFNTRLHDRLGETQYTDLLTGEQKVTSLWMRNIGGHNRFKDRSDELSTQSNRYVLQLGGDLAQWSSNDLDRWHLGLMAGYANSKSHTHSSLTGYSSRGQIDGYSVGVYGTWYANEADKTGTYVDSWLLYNWFDNTVSGEYLPSEKYHSDGITAAIEAGYTFRLGESADARTSYWLQPKMQLTWMDVKADNHTEDNGTLVEDSTEGNLQTRLGVKAYLQGHHAIDDHKARSFQPFVETNWIYNSRNYSVKMDHIGDEIIGARNTGELKAGVEGQITPRLQLWGNVAQQLGDNGYSDTQGMLGMKYLF; encoded by the coding sequence ATGAACATCAAAAAGCATCCCTTGTCAACGCTGGCAATAGCTATTTCAACCGTGTTATCAATACCCGTTTCACTGGCATGGACACCACCCACGACCATCAACAGTGATGTTACCATCGACAATAATGATGTTGTAACGCTATCCTCATCCGAAAATAATTCATCAGCCTGGGATCAATTTCATTATCTTAATGTTGGTTCAAAAAGTGAAGGAACATTGAATATAGATGGGCGGGATCTGTCTACGGCTAAAATCGTAATCGGCAATGCTACCTCCGGGGTAATGAAATTAGAAAATAATACTCATCTAACGCTTAGTCATGCATCGCCTAATGAACGCGATGTTTATTTAGGTACGAATGGTGGTTCAGGAACCTTAATGGTGCTTAGCGGCAGTACTATCACCGATTTAAATGAATTCAGAATCGGTGAATTTAATTACCAGGCACAGGGTCAAGTTGTTATTGACGGTGAGGGTTCATCCGTTGCCGCACGGTATGTGATGGTAGGCGATCAGGGGACGGGTAAACTCGAAATCACTCATGGCGGTCATCTTACAGCATCAAAAGATATGATCATTGGCTTTAATGGAAATATGGAGAATTTTCAGGGAACGGGATACGGCGAAACCCTGGTTGATGGTGACAATTCTTCATTAGCCGTGAATGAGTTTATCTCCCTTGGTGGATTGGGCTCATTGCAGAACGATGCAAAGGGTACTCTTACCGTTAGTAATAATGCCACGGTCAGCGCGAATCAATTTATCTGGCTTGGAATGGACGAAACCAGCACCGGTATTCTAAACATTGGTGGAGCGCAGGGAGAAGCCGAACAGAAAGCGGGGGCAATTAAGACACCGATTATCCATATGGGAAGCGATGTAGGGGATAGTACTGCCCAAATTAATTTCAACCATTCCAGCGAAGATTTTATCCTTGCTGCAGATATCGTTGGCAAAGGCGAGGTTAACCAAGTAGGTTCAGGTATCACTACGTTGACTGGCGCAAATACCTATTCTGGCCAAACGAATATTAGTAAAGGCACCCTGCGCGCCGGTATCAACGATACCTTTAGTCCGAACTCCAGTTATGTCGTCTCCAGTGGAGGGAATATTGATTTAGACGGTTTTTCACAAACCTTAAATACGCTGGATTTAGCAGGTGCAGCGACGCTATCGTCCTCAAAAAATGGCAACAAGTTGACACCTGCCACACTCACCATTAATGGAGATTACACCGCCAATAATGGGTTGTTAGTTATGCGTACCGAACTCGGTGATGATAATTCCGCGACCGATAAATTAATTGTAAAAGGCAACACGTCTGGTCATACCCGCGTGAGTGTTCACAATGCCGGTGGTCAGGGGGCCAGTACGCTTGAAGGAATAAAAATTGTGGAGGTTGACGGCCTGTCAGAGGGCGTTTTCAGTAAAGAAGGTCGTATTGTTGCCGGTCCCTATGACTACAACGTGGTAAAAAGCGACAACCAGAACTGGTTTTTAACCAGTGAAATTCCCGCAGGACCGTATACCCCTCCGGTACTACCTGTCATCCCGGAACCAGATCCTGAGCCACCTGTAACACCTGAGCCCCCTGTAACACCAGAACCGCCTGTGACACCGGAGCCGCCTGTTACGCCATCTGTTCCACAACCAGAACGAAAACATCTGTATCGCCCGGAAATTGGTAGCTATCTGGCCAATATTCAGGCGGCAAATACGCTGTTTAATACCCGGCTGCATGACCGTCTGGGGGAAACACAATACACCGACCTGCTCACTGGCGAACAGAAAGTGACCAGCTTGTGGATGCGTAACATTGGCGGACATAATCGTTTTAAAGATCGCTCGGATGAACTGAGCACTCAGAGCAACCGTTATGTTCTGCAACTGGGTGGTGACCTCGCGCAATGGAGCAGTAATGACCTTGATCGCTGGCATCTCGGCCTGATGGCTGGCTATGCCAACAGCAAGAGTCACACGCACTCCAGCCTGACCGGGTACAGCTCACGTGGGCAAATCGACGGCTACAGTGTGGGCGTGTATGGCACCTGGTACGCTAATGAAGCAGACAAAACAGGGACTTACGTTGACAGCTGGTTGCTCTATAACTGGTTTGATAACACCGTCTCCGGCGAGTACCTGCCGAGTGAGAAATATCACTCTGACGGCATCACCGCCGCCATTGAAGCGGGTTATACCTTCCGTCTTGGTGAAAGCGCAGATGCCCGCACCAGCTACTGGTTGCAGCCAAAAATGCAACTGACGTGGATGGATGTGAAGGCAGACAATCATACTGAAGACAATGGCACGCTGGTTGAGGACAGCACCGAAGGCAACCTGCAAACGCGTCTGGGGGTGAAAGCATATCTGCAGGGTCATCATGCTATTGATGATCATAAAGCGCGTTCTTTCCAGCCTTTCGTGGAAACCAACTGGATTTATAACTCCCGCAATTACAGCGTGAAGATGGATCACATCGGCGATGAGATCATCGGCGCGCGTAACACTGGCGAGTTAAAAGCGGGGGTGGAAGGTCAGATTACTCCGCGTCTGCAACTGTGGGGCAATGTCGCCCAGCAGTTGGGTGACAACGGTTACAGTGATACCCAGGGAATGTTGGGCATGAAATATCTCTTTTAA
- the luxS gene encoding S-ribosylhomocysteine lyase encodes MPLLDSFTVDHTRMEAPAVRVAKTMNTPHGDAITVFDLRFCVPNKEVMPERGIHTLEHLFAGFMRNHLNGNGVEIIDISPMGCRTGFYMSLIGTPDEQRVADAWKAAMEDVLKVQDQNQIPELNVYQCGTYQMHSLQEAQDIARSILERDVRINSNEELALPKEKLQELHI; translated from the coding sequence ATGCCGTTGTTAGATAGCTTCACAGTCGATCATACCCGGATGGAAGCGCCTGCAGTTCGGGTGGCAAAAACAATGAACACCCCGCATGGCGACGCAATTACCGTGTTCGATCTTCGCTTCTGCGTGCCGAACAAAGAAGTGATGCCAGAAAGAGGGATCCATACCCTGGAGCACCTGTTTGCTGGTTTTATGCGTAATCATCTTAACGGTAATGGCGTTGAGATTATCGATATCTCACCAATGGGCTGCCGCACTGGTTTTTATATGAGTCTGATTGGTACGCCAGATGAGCAGCGTGTCGCTGATGCCTGGAAAGCGGCAATGGAAGACGTGCTGAAAGTGCAGGATCAGAATCAGATCCCTGAACTGAATGTCTACCAGTGTGGAACTTACCAGATGCACTCGTTGCAGGAAGCACAGGATATTGCACGTAGCATTCTGGAACGCGACGTACGTATCAACAGCAACGAAGAGCTGGCGCTGCCGAAAGAGAAGCTGCAGGAACTGCACATCTAG
- the gshA gene encoding glutamate--cysteine ligase, whose translation MIPDVSQALAWLEKHPQALKGIQRGLERETLRVNADGTLATTGHPEALGSALTHKWITTDFAEALLEFITPVDGDIEHMLTFMRDLHRYTARNMGDERMWPLSMPCYIAEGQDIELAQYGTSNTGRFKTLYREGLKNRYGALMQTISGVHYNFSLPMAFWQAKCGDISGADAKEKISAGYFRAIRNYYRFGWVIPYLFGASPAICSSFLQGKPTSLPFEKTECGMYYLPYATSLRLSDLGYTNKSQSNLGITFNDLYEYVAGLKRAIKTPSEEYAKIGIEKDGKRLQINSNVLQIENELYAPIRPKRVTRSGESPSDALLRGGIEYIEVRSLDINPFSPIGVDEQQVRFLDLFMVWCALADAPEMSSSELACTRVNWNRVILEGRKPGLTLGIGCETAQFPLPQVGKDLFRDLKRVAQTLDSINGGEAYQKVCDELVACFDNPDLTFSARILRSMIDTGIGGTGKAFGEAYRNLLREEPLEILREEDFVAEREASERRQQEMEAADTESFKVWLEKHS comes from the coding sequence TTGATCCCGGACGTATCACAGGCGCTGGCCTGGCTGGAAAAACATCCTCAGGCGTTAAAGGGGATACAGCGTGGGCTGGAGCGCGAAACTTTGCGTGTTAATGCTGATGGCACACTGGCAACAACAGGTCATCCTGAAGCATTAGGTTCCGCACTGACGCATAAATGGATAACCACCGATTTTGCGGAAGCATTGCTGGAATTTATTACACCAGTGGATGGTGATATTGAACATATGCTGACCTTTATGCGCGACCTGCATCGTTATACGGCGCGCAATATGGGCGATGAGCGGATGTGGCCGTTAAGCATGCCATGCTACATCGCAGAAGGTCAGGACATCGAACTGGCGCAGTACGGCACTTCTAACACCGGACGCTTTAAAACGCTGTACCGTGAAGGGCTGAAAAATCGCTACGGCGCGCTGATGCAAACCATTTCCGGCGTGCACTACAATTTCTCTTTGCCAATGGCATTCTGGCAAGCGAAGTGCGGTGATATCTCGGGCGCTGATGCCAAAGAGAAAATTTCTGCGGGCTATTTCCGTGCTATTCGTAACTACTATCGCTTCGGTTGGGTGATCCCGTACCTGTTTGGCGCTTCTCCGGCAATTTGTTCTTCTTTCCTGCAAGGTAAACCGACGTCGCTGCCGTTTGAGAAAACCGAGTGCGGCATGTATTACCTGCCGTATGCGACATCGCTACGTTTGAGCGATTTGGGCTATACCAATAAATCGCAAAGTAATCTTGGTATTACCTTTAATGATCTCTACGAGTATGTTGCGGGTCTGAAGCGGGCAATTAAAACGCCGTCGGAAGAGTACGCGAAGATTGGTATTGAGAAAGACGGTAAGCGGCTACAAATCAACAGCAACGTGCTGCAGATTGAAAACGAACTGTACGCGCCGATTCGTCCAAAACGCGTTACCCGCAGCGGAGAGTCGCCTTCTGATGCGCTGTTACGTGGCGGCATTGAATATATTGAAGTGCGTTCGCTGGACATCAACCCGTTCTCGCCGATTGGTGTAGATGAACAGCAGGTGCGTTTCCTCGACCTGTTTATGGTCTGGTGTGCGCTGGCTGATGCACCGGAAATGAGTAGTAGCGAACTTGCCTGTACACGCGTTAACTGGAACCGGGTGATCCTCGAAGGTCGCAAACCGGGGCTGACGCTGGGTATCGGTTGCGAAACCGCGCAGTTCCCGTTGCCGCAGGTGGGGAAAGATCTGTTCCGCGATCTAAAACGCGTCGCGCAAACGCTGGATAGCATTAACGGCGGCGAAGCGTACCAGAAAGTGTGTGATGAACTGGTCGCCTGCTTTGATAATCCCGATCTGACTTTCTCCGCCCGTATCTTACGGTCTATGATTGATACTGGTATTGGCGGAACCGGCAAAGCGTTTGGTGAGGCTTATCGCAATTTGTTGCGTGAAGAGCCGCTGGAAATTCTGCGCGAAGAGGATTTTGTAGCCGAGCGCGAGGCGTCTGAACGCCGTCAGCAGGAAATGGAAGCCGCAGATACCGAGTCGTTCAAGGTGTGGCTGGAAAAACACAGCTGA
- a CDS encoding YqaA family protein, whose translation MSEALSLFSLFASSFLSATLLPGNSEVVLVAMLLSGVSHPWVLVLTATMGNSLGGLTNVILGRFFPLRKTSRWQEKAIGWLKRYGAITLLLSWMPVIGDLLCLLAGWMRISWGPVIFFLCLGKALRYVAIAVATVQGMMWWH comes from the coding sequence GTGAGTGAAGCTTTATCGCTTTTCTCGTTGTTTGCCAGTAGTTTCCTCAGCGCTACACTATTACCCGGTAATTCCGAAGTCGTCCTGGTTGCAATGTTACTTTCCGGGGTAAGTCATCCCTGGGTTTTAGTGTTAACAGCAACAATGGGTAATAGCCTTGGAGGGCTAACTAACGTTATCCTTGGGCGTTTCTTTCCACTGCGCAAAACATCGCGCTGGCAAGAGAAAGCCATCGGCTGGCTGAAACGATATGGTGCAATCACACTATTATTAAGCTGGATGCCCGTGATTGGCGACTTACTGTGTCTGTTAGCGGGATGGATGCGCATCTCGTGGGGACCGGTAATCTTTTTTTTGTGCCTTGGTAAAGCGTTACGCTATGTTGCGATTGCAGTAGCTACCGTTCAGGGCATGATGTGGTGGCACTAA
- the yqaB gene encoding fructose-1-phosphate/6-phosphogluconate phosphatase — protein sequence MYERYAGLIFDMDGTILDTEPTHRKAWREVLGHYGLQYDVQAMIALNGSPTWRIAQAIIELNQADLDPHALAREKTEAVRSMLLDSVEPLPLVEVVKSWHGRRPMAVGTGSESAIAEALLTHLGLRRYFDAVVAADHVKHHKPAPDTFLLCAQRMGVQPTQCVVFEDADFGIQAARAAGMDAVDVRLL from the coding sequence ATGTACGAGCGTTATGCAGGTTTAATTTTTGATATGGATGGCACAATCCTGGATACGGAGCCTACGCACCGTAAAGCGTGGCGCGAAGTATTAGGGCATTACGGTCTTCAGTACGATGTTCAGGCGATGATTGCGCTTAATGGCTCGCCCACCTGGCGTATTGCTCAGGCGATTATTGAGCTGAATCAGGCCGATCTCGACCCGCATGCGTTAGCGCGTGAAAAAACTGAAGCAGTAAGAAGTATGCTGCTGGATAGCGTCGAACCGCTTCCTCTTGTTGAAGTGGTGAAAAGCTGGCACGGACGTCGACCAATGGCTGTTGGAACGGGGAGTGAAAGCGCCATCGCTGAGGCGCTGTTAACGCATCTGGGATTACGCCGTTATTTTGATGCGGTCGTTGCCGCCGATCACGTCAAACACCATAAACCTGCGCCAGACACATTTTTGTTGTGCGCACAGCGTATGGGCGTGCAACCAACGCAGTGTGTGGTCTTTGAAGATGCTGATTTCGGTATTCAGGCTGCTCGCGCTGCAGGCATGGACGCAGTGGATGTTCGCTTGCTGTGA